A single window of Alphaproteobacteria bacterium DNA harbors:
- a CDS encoding winged helix-turn-helix transcriptional regulator — MATFQKTRNKAEQKVLMGLLNAIEKNPSFTQRGLSSDLGVALGLMNQYLKRCVTKGWVRASQVSPRRIAYFLTPEGFKEKSQMVRDYLSSSLSFFRDARSQCDVVFRVCLEKGFFSVALAGKGDLADIAALVAQSTELKVKIVPKLESLKGYDAVLITDIADPQGTYDRLQKKIDPARILVLDLLHISKAKKL; from the coding sequence GTGGCAACTTTTCAAAAAACACGGAATAAAGCTGAACAAAAGGTCCTGATGGGCCTATTGAACGCTATTGAAAAAAATCCTTCCTTTACTCAGCGCGGCCTCTCTTCTGATTTGGGCGTTGCTTTGGGACTGATGAATCAATATCTAAAGCGCTGTGTTACAAAGGGATGGGTGCGGGCCTCGCAAGTTTCCCCCCGCCGTATTGCTTATTTCCTAACGCCCGAGGGGTTTAAAGAAAAAAGCCAGATGGTGCGCGATTATCTTTCTTCTTCCCTGTCTTTTTTTCGCGATGCCCGGTCCCAGTGCGATGTAGTTTTTAGGGTGTGTTTGGAAAAAGGATTCTTTTCTGTGGCGTTGGCTGGGAAGGGCGATTTGGCAGATATTGCCGCCCTTGTGGCCCAAAGCACAGAACTTAAGGTAAAAATTGTACCTAAATTAGAAAGCTTGAAGGGGTATGATGCTGTGTTGATTACAGACATTGCGGACCCCCAGGGTACTTATGATCGGTTGCAAAAAAAGATAGATCCTGCACGTATTTTGGTGTTGGATCTTTTGCACATTTCTAAAGCCAAAAAACTTTAG
- a CDS encoding penicillin-binding transpeptidase domain-containing protein, with amino-acid sequence MMKKYFLLILLFTTFLAQYSQGTPSSFCFVMKEKGKIIQREGNCEASYSPCSSFKIALSLMGFDSGILVDSQHPLWPYDGRPVGFEKHAQDQTPQSWITNSCVWYSQILTQKMGMEKFQHYVDMFNYGNKDLSGDAGLNNGLVMSWLSSSLQITPLQQIDFLDNVVARKFRISAEAYDHTREVLYLTTLPNNWKLYGKTGSGRKQDSDGTRTDTNIGWFVGWIQRGNDTKTFACVGEGEGVNGPIVKELAIEKIGKSLD; translated from the coding sequence ATGATGAAAAAATATTTCTTACTCATTCTTCTGTTTACGACTTTCTTGGCACAATACAGTCAAGGGACACCATCTTCTTTTTGCTTTGTTATGAAAGAAAAGGGTAAAATTATTCAGCGGGAGGGGAATTGTGAAGCTTCCTATTCCCCCTGTTCTTCCTTTAAGATTGCCCTAAGTCTAATGGGTTTTGATTCAGGGATTTTGGTGGATAGTCAACATCCTCTATGGCCCTATGATGGACGACCTGTGGGGTTTGAAAAACACGCCCAAGACCAAACCCCCCAATCTTGGATTACGAATAGCTGTGTATGGTATTCGCAGATTTTGACCCAAAAAATGGGTATGGAAAAATTCCAACATTATGTGGATATGTTCAATTATGGTAATAAGGATTTGTCTGGGGATGCTGGACTGAATAATGGTTTAGTTATGTCTTGGTTAAGTAGCTCTTTGCAAATAACCCCTTTGCAGCAAATTGATTTTTTGGACAATGTAGTTGCTAGAAAATTTCGAATTTCAGCAGAAGCCTATGACCATACCCGGGAAGTTTTGTATTTAACAACCTTGCCAAATAATTGGAAGCTTTATGGAAAGACAGGTTCTGGCAGAAAGCAAGATTCAGACGGGACTAGAACGGACACGAACATTGGGTGGTTCGTAGGATGGATTCAAAGGGGAAATGACACAAAAACATTTGCCTGTGTGGGCGAGGGCGAAGGTGTGAATGGGCCTATAGTTAAGGAATTGGCGATTGAAAAGATAGGGAAAAGTTTAGATTGA
- a CDS encoding ABC transporter ATP-binding protein codes for MTTSPSIFSAIQKLRALLTREEKLKWIGISGFALCSSLLEVITASVIVIFAQVLNDPLVGQKYFAKLGITAEISPQRTIFYIALTFGAIYLIKNIIAAAEIFYQNFAIQKMNYEFKSRLLNKYAEMDYGFYLTRNSSFGTVTVSGDAEHAFSNGMLSIAVILSESVVFFCLVGVIVYMNPSLALFVFTIGGILTFLMIKLVFPLFYNWGQKMQGANIKAQEHLYQFFHAFKEIILLRKKEIFVNSYYKYSKEKSRIQAAQMAFNALPRITIEILFVGLFVGTISFLCMSHENSLQMLGIAGGYLYVGFRLMPGLNKMIGFLNMFKAAIPNIERVYEEYHMDTLKENYEEIPQFQFKKSITLKDVDFRYINTEKDALSKINLEIKKGECIGIVGETGSGKSTLINLILGLLKPYHGTIVIDGQYPANSYQWHTKIGYVPQSIYLTDDTIEANIAFGEKPEKIDQKRLMKVIEDSQLGALIAQLPNGPKTIVGERGIRLSGGERQRIAIARALYRDPEVLIFDEATSSLDTATEARLMETIHSVIKDRTVIMIAHRLSTLKDCDRVVEVEQCSISDVAKAKKMEKNV; via the coding sequence ATGACAACCTCCCCCTCTATATTCTCAGCCATTCAAAAACTGCGGGCTCTTTTAACGCGGGAAGAAAAATTAAAGTGGATCGGAATTTCGGGATTCGCCTTGTGTTCCTCCTTGTTAGAGGTGATTACAGCCTCCGTAATCGTGATTTTTGCGCAGGTGCTGAATGACCCTTTGGTGGGACAGAAATATTTCGCAAAATTGGGCATTACTGCCGAAATTTCCCCACAACGGACAATTTTCTATATTGCCCTGACTTTTGGGGCGATTTATTTAATTAAAAATATTATAGCCGCCGCAGAAATTTTTTATCAAAACTTCGCCATCCAAAAAATGAATTATGAATTTAAGTCTAGGCTTTTAAATAAATATGCCGAAATGGATTATGGTTTTTATTTGACACGGAATTCTTCCTTTGGCACTGTTACGGTAAGTGGTGATGCGGAACATGCCTTTTCTAATGGTATGCTTTCTATAGCCGTTATTTTGTCTGAATCTGTCGTTTTTTTCTGTCTTGTTGGAGTGATTGTTTATATGAACCCCTCCCTTGCCCTATTTGTTTTTACAATAGGGGGTATTTTAACATTTTTAATGATCAAATTAGTATTTCCCTTGTTCTATAACTGGGGACAAAAAATGCAAGGAGCCAATATAAAGGCTCAAGAGCATCTGTATCAATTTTTTCATGCCTTTAAAGAAATTATTCTTTTGCGGAAAAAAGAGATATTTGTGAATTCATATTATAAATATTCCAAGGAAAAATCACGAATTCAGGCAGCTCAGATGGCATTTAATGCCTTGCCACGTATTACAATAGAAATACTGTTTGTGGGTCTTTTTGTTGGCACCATTTCTTTTTTATGCATGAGTCATGAAAATTCTCTTCAAATGTTGGGCATTGCGGGGGGGTATTTGTATGTCGGTTTTCGCCTGATGCCAGGACTTAATAAAATGATTGGGTTTCTAAATATGTTTAAGGCCGCAATTCCAAACATTGAAAGAGTGTATGAAGAGTATCATATGGATACTTTGAAAGAAAATTATGAAGAAATTCCCCAATTTCAGTTTAAAAAATCCATCACTTTAAAGGACGTTGATTTTCGATACATCAATACGGAAAAAGATGCCTTATCCAAAATTAATCTGGAAATCAAAAAGGGAGAATGTATTGGTATTGTGGGCGAGACGGGCTCGGGAAAATCCACTCTCATCAATTTGATTCTAGGCCTTTTAAAGCCTTACCACGGCACTATTGTGATTGATGGTCAGTATCCGGCTAACTCTTACCAATGGCATACCAAAATAGGATATGTGCCCCAATCTATTTATTTGACAGACGATACGATTGAAGCCAATATCGCCTTTGGCGAAAAACCAGAGAAAATTGACCAGAAAAGATTGATGAAAGTGATTGAAGATTCTCAGCTAGGGGCCCTAATTGCCCAACTTCCCAATGGCCCTAAAACTATTGTGGGAGAACGAGGAATTCGTTTGTCTGGTGGTGAACGCCAACGTATTGCCATTGCCCGTGCTTTGTATAGAGACCCGGAAGTTTTGATATTTGACGAGGCCACGTCTTCTTTAGATACAGCAACGGAAGCGCGCCTTATGGAAACGATTCATTCTGTCATTAAAGATCGTACCGTTATCATGATTGCTCATCGCTTGAGCACATTAAAGGACTGTGATCGGGTAGTTGAGGTGGAACAGTGCTCAATTTCTGATGTTGCAAAGGCTAAAAAAATGGAAAAAAATGTCTAA
- a CDS encoding Gfo/Idh/MocA family oxidoreductase, with product MSNIKISVIGCGYWGKNLVRNFSELGALDSVCDANETLALQASTTYDVPSLTLDQVLKSSVSGVVIAAPAVQHFELTQQALKAGKHVFVEKPLSLKIEEAKILCDLATKSNRQLMVGHLLQYHPAFLELKRLISKGRLGRLQYIYSNRLNLGKFRNEENILWSFAPHDISMILALAGDLPETVYATGACHLHPHIQDVTTTHLSFKNGIQAHVFVSWLHPYKEQKLVVVGEKGMAVFDDGLPWEEKLKLYPHQVNWIDGMPHPEKAEVVNVSLEAAEPLKLECEHFIECIKNDQKARTDGLEGLRVLQVLDAAQQSLHSHKTINLKTATLPYFVHETAFVDEGAEIGQGTKIWHFSHILKGTKIGKDCVIGQNVMIGPDVVVGNRCKIQNNVSLYKGVILEDGVFCGPSCVFTNVHTPRAEIERKDEFRTTYVEKGVTIGANATIVCGNKLGAYSLIGAGAVITKDVKPHAVMVGNPAKQIGWVSHAGEKLGEDLVCPREGRRYEIVEMELISKSKN from the coding sequence ATGTCTAACATTAAAATCTCTGTTATTGGTTGTGGATATTGGGGTAAAAACCTGGTGCGAAATTTTTCAGAACTGGGGGCTCTGGATTCAGTTTGCGATGCGAATGAAACATTAGCTCTTCAAGCCTCTACAACTTACGATGTGCCCTCATTAACACTAGATCAGGTATTAAAAAGTTCCGTCAGTGGGGTTGTTATTGCGGCGCCGGCGGTTCAACATTTTGAACTTACTCAACAAGCGCTGAAAGCTGGAAAACATGTTTTTGTAGAAAAACCGCTTTCCTTAAAGATTGAGGAAGCTAAAATACTTTGCGATCTTGCTACCAAATCGAATCGCCAACTTATGGTGGGTCATTTGTTGCAATACCATCCTGCCTTTTTAGAACTCAAACGTCTTATTTCAAAGGGTCGTCTGGGTCGTCTTCAATATATCTATTCTAATCGTTTGAATCTAGGAAAATTTCGCAATGAGGAGAATATTTTGTGGAGTTTTGCCCCCCACGATATTTCTATGATTTTGGCGCTAGCTGGAGACCTTCCTGAAACAGTTTATGCCACAGGCGCCTGCCATTTGCATCCCCATATTCAAGATGTAACTACGACCCACTTGTCTTTTAAAAATGGAATACAGGCTCATGTTTTTGTGTCCTGGCTGCATCCCTATAAAGAACAAAAGCTTGTTGTGGTTGGAGAAAAGGGAATGGCTGTATTTGATGATGGTCTTCCTTGGGAAGAAAAGCTAAAATTGTACCCTCATCAGGTCAATTGGATTGATGGGATGCCTCACCCGGAAAAGGCAGAAGTTGTTAACGTTTCTTTGGAGGCTGCCGAACCCCTTAAGCTTGAATGTGAGCATTTTATTGAGTGCATTAAAAATGATCAAAAAGCTAGAACAGATGGCCTTGAGGGCTTAAGAGTGTTGCAAGTTTTAGATGCAGCTCAACAGTCGTTACATTCCCATAAAACCATTAACTTAAAAACTGCAACCCTTCCCTATTTTGTCCACGAAACAGCTTTTGTTGACGAAGGGGCTGAAATTGGGCAGGGAACGAAAATTTGGCATTTTTCCCATATTCTAAAGGGAACAAAAATAGGGAAAGACTGTGTGATTGGCCAAAACGTAATGATTGGTCCCGATGTAGTCGTGGGAAATCGTTGCAAGATTCAAAATAATGTCAGCCTTTATAAAGGGGTTATCTTAGAAGATGGAGTTTTTTGTGGACCCTCTTGTGTTTTCACGAATGTTCATACGCCGCGGGCTGAAATTGAACGCAAAGATGAATTCCGCACCACCTATGTGGAAAAAGGTGTTACGATTGGTGCCAATGCTACTATTGTTTGTGGCAATAAATTAGGTGCTTATAGCTTGATTGGTGCAGGAGCCGTAATTACAAAAGACGTCAAACCTCATGCTGTCATGGTAGGCAATCCAGCCAAACAAATCGGTTGGGTATCTCATGCAGGTGAAAAACTAGGAGAAGACTTGGTCTGCCCTAGGGAGGGAAGAAGGTATGAAATTGTGGAGATGGAATTGATTTCTAAATCAAAGAATTAA
- a CDS encoding acyltransferase, with protein MKNFFVHETAEVSPDASIGEKTKIWNWSKVREGAVIGKNCNVGQCVYIDKGVVIGNDCKIQNGVQLYLGLKIGKEVFIGPNTTFTNDKYPRATSGLWTVVDTLIEDGASIGAGCVIICGVTIGKRALIGAGSTVTKNVPPNTLVQGNPAKIVRSLKSEE; from the coding sequence ATGAAAAATTTTTTCGTTCATGAAACTGCAGAAGTTAGCCCTGATGCCTCTATTGGAGAGAAAACAAAAATTTGGAACTGGTCAAAAGTTCGAGAAGGGGCTGTTATAGGAAAAAACTGTAACGTAGGGCAATGTGTATACATTGATAAAGGGGTTGTAATTGGCAATGATTGCAAAATTCAAAATGGAGTTCAGTTATATTTAGGTTTAAAAATAGGAAAAGAAGTTTTTATAGGACCTAATACAACTTTCACTAATGACAAGTATCCCCGTGCCACAAGTGGTCTTTGGACCGTTGTTGATACTCTTATTGAAGATGGAGCCTCAATAGGAGCTGGGTGTGTTATTATTTGTGGTGTTACAATCGGCAAAAGAGCTCTGATTGGTGCAGGGAGCACCGTAACAAAAAATGTTCCCCCTAATACTTTAGTGCAAGGAAATCCAGCAAAAATTGTAAGATCTTTAAAGTCAGAAGAGTAG
- a CDS encoding GDP-mannose 4,6-dehydratase — protein MKYLVLGGAGFIGSHFVDRLLKEQEAKVTVVDNFFLGNMKNLEDALSYNKKIKIYKEDAANTLSLNNIIHLEKPDIIINFATKALLYSFENPAEAFNVNNQIIINLLEALRLKKYQRLLHISTSEVFGSAVCEKINEDHPLLPETTYAAGKASADLAIRSYLNMFDLDVLVLRPFNNYGPRQNREALAAIIPVTIMRILDKKEPIIEGDGLQTRDFIYVKDTVHIIKKFIDHPHILKEKFYNIGSGIETNILSLVTEISNLMGFKGNFLYKPKRSADVQRHLADTSRLKAAIKDIPLTPFSYGLSQTIEWYKKH, from the coding sequence ATGAAATACTTAGTTTTAGGAGGTGCCGGGTTCATTGGTAGCCATTTTGTCGATCGTTTACTAAAAGAGCAAGAAGCAAAAGTTACTGTGGTTGACAATTTCTTTCTAGGAAATATGAAAAATCTTGAAGATGCGTTGTCTTATAATAAAAAAATAAAAATCTATAAAGAGGATGCAGCTAATACTCTAAGTCTAAACAATATCATACATCTTGAAAAACCAGATATTATTATAAATTTTGCTACTAAAGCTTTATTGTATTCATTTGAAAACCCTGCTGAAGCTTTTAATGTTAACAATCAAATAATAATTAATCTTTTAGAGGCGTTAAGATTAAAAAAATACCAAAGGCTCTTACACATATCGACTTCAGAAGTTTTTGGCTCTGCTGTTTGTGAAAAAATAAATGAAGATCATCCGCTCCTTCCAGAAACGACATATGCGGCCGGGAAAGCTTCAGCGGATTTAGCTATCCGTTCTTATCTCAATATGTTTGATCTAGATGTATTAGTTCTAAGACCTTTTAATAACTATGGACCTAGGCAAAACAGAGAGGCCTTAGCTGCTATTATACCTGTTACGATTATGAGAATATTGGATAAAAAAGAACCTATTATTGAAGGAGATGGTTTGCAAACCAGAGATTTTATATACGTTAAGGATACTGTACATATAATAAAGAAATTTATAGACCATCCGCATATTCTTAAAGAAAAATTCTATAATATAGGGTCTGGTATTGAGACAAACATACTATCATTAGTGACCGAAATTTCTAATCTTATGGGTTTTAAGGGTAATTTCTTATATAAACCCAAAAGAAGCGCTGATGTACAAAGACATTTAGCTGATACTAGTAGATTAAAAGCAGCTATTAAGGATATACCTTTAACACCTTTTTCTTATGGTTTAAGTCAGACAATAGAATGGTATAAAAAGCATTAA
- the asnB gene encoding asparagine synthase (glutamine-hydrolyzing): MCGIFFSIGFENLPPSVIDSVAHRGPDGRGWNEFNSPNGPVVMGHRRLAIVDLSADGHQPMSTEDQRYWVTYNGEIYNYIEIRKELESLGHHFKTKTDTEVLLKSYLEWGADCLNRFNGMFAFVIWDDKEKKVFAARDRFGVKPLYYYRQGNKIAFASEIKQLLSIPEYVLLIDQDHLSFFLLFRHHPLSNSTLFQKIYHLEAGHVFTEKKHGYAAEVWYKPQYSKEGGNLEEKFLALFQDSVKKRLIADVPVGALLSGGLDSSSIVCMISELSKKNSAYKDVETFTSWSPDLLVDERFYSNAVAEKTGLYNHLCEIKDESLQSDIEKIIYHQEEPIFSASIQSEWNIYKNISQKTKLKVVLDGQGSDELTGGYLFMIPYFLSHYLKNGSIFSALKEFYSSLRVHKNLKGKTLAMDTLLQICPEIISCIQSARGKNSDFSGLKNFDNFQDYTIYLLKRSIEPQLRWQDRSSMAFSIESRQPFLDYRLVEFLISLPPEKKFQKGNTKVIIREAMKGILPEIVRNRVTKFGFPSPQETLINNLDQDYLSYYLAKGNAIIENMNIDFFDRAHDSNQNVLASFSLGLWAEQFKVS; the protein is encoded by the coding sequence ATGTGCGGTATCTTTTTTTCTATAGGTTTTGAAAACCTTCCTCCCTCTGTTATAGATAGTGTAGCTCATCGAGGCCCAGATGGTAGGGGTTGGAATGAATTTAATTCTCCCAATGGTCCTGTAGTAATGGGTCATCGACGGCTTGCCATTGTTGATCTAAGTGCAGATGGTCATCAACCTATGAGTACTGAGGACCAACGCTATTGGGTGACTTATAATGGGGAAATTTATAACTATATCGAGATTCGCAAAGAACTTGAAAGTTTAGGCCACCATTTTAAAACCAAGACTGATACAGAAGTTCTTCTAAAAAGTTATTTGGAGTGGGGGGCTGATTGCCTGAACCGTTTTAATGGTATGTTCGCCTTTGTCATTTGGGATGACAAAGAAAAGAAGGTGTTTGCGGCCCGAGATCGCTTTGGAGTCAAACCCCTTTACTATTACAGACAAGGTAATAAAATTGCCTTTGCATCTGAAATTAAGCAATTGCTTTCTATTCCAGAATATGTTCTCTTAATCGATCAAGATCATTTATCTTTTTTTCTATTGTTTAGGCATCATCCTCTTTCAAATTCAACATTATTTCAGAAAATTTATCACCTTGAAGCAGGTCACGTTTTTACAGAGAAAAAACATGGGTATGCTGCTGAAGTATGGTATAAACCCCAGTATTCAAAAGAAGGAGGAAATCTTGAAGAGAAATTTTTAGCCCTTTTTCAAGACTCTGTAAAAAAAAGGTTGATTGCTGATGTTCCTGTTGGGGCTCTTTTGTCTGGGGGATTAGACAGTTCTTCTATTGTTTGTATGATCAGTGAACTTTCAAAAAAAAATTCTGCCTATAAAGATGTGGAAACATTTACAAGTTGGTCTCCCGACCTTTTGGTTGATGAGCGATTTTATAGTAATGCGGTTGCAGAAAAAACAGGCCTATATAATCATCTGTGCGAAATAAAAGATGAATCACTTCAGTCGGATATTGAAAAAATAATTTATCACCAAGAAGAACCTATTTTTAGTGCATCTATTCAATCTGAATGGAATATTTATAAAAATATTTCGCAAAAGACAAAACTAAAAGTCGTTCTAGATGGTCAGGGTTCTGATGAGTTAACAGGTGGTTACTTATTTATGATCCCGTATTTTCTTTCTCATTATCTAAAAAATGGTTCCATATTTTCTGCATTAAAGGAGTTCTATAGTAGTTTGAGAGTTCATAAAAATCTTAAAGGAAAAACTCTTGCAATGGATACATTATTGCAAATTTGCCCAGAGATTATCTCTTGCATTCAGTCAGCAAGAGGAAAGAATTCTGATTTTAGTGGATTAAAAAACTTTGATAATTTTCAAGATTATACAATTTATTTGTTAAAGAGGTCAATTGAGCCCCAATTAAGATGGCAAGACAGGTCCAGTATGGCTTTCAGTATTGAATCCAGACAGCCTTTTTTAGACTATAGATTGGTTGAATTTTTAATCTCACTTCCTCCAGAGAAAAAATTTCAGAAAGGAAACACAAAAGTTATTATTCGAGAAGCCATGAAAGGAATTTTGCCAGAAATCGTGCGAAACAGAGTTACTAAATTTGGATTTCCCAGCCCCCAGGAAACTTTAATAAATAATCTAGATCAAGACTATTTGTCTTATTATTTAGCAAAAGGTAATGCTATCATAGAAAATATGAATATAGATTTTTTTGACCGAGCTCATGATTCAAATCAAAATGTGCTCGCCTCTTTTTCTTTAGGTTTATGGGCAGAGCAATTTAAAGTATCATGA
- a CDS encoding N-acetyl sugar amidotransferase translates to MISVPYKQCPVCVMDTTDPEIHIDSEGCTYCKRYKQNIPKLPKFRKNAEEILNDLVSKIKKDGINKPYDCLIGVSGGVDSSYVAYYVKEVLKLRPLALHLDNGWNDELAVHNIEKILRKLDIDLWTEVLDWNEFSSLQMSFLKASVPDCEIPTDHAIVASLYQTAKKFNIKYILVGNNLVTESIMPNTWSRGHSDWKYISSVNGRKKLKTFPHYTFLQTWWRNHFSSIKKERILSYINFNKAEASVFLQQEFGWQPYSGKHHESIYTKFYQAYWLPQKFGYDKRKGHLSALICAGQISRDEAFQELAVAPIAKNDIKNLKAYVAEKFEISIEELDKLFNQPNRSFYDYPSHYNCWQYYWVRFLYRKFIKPLKIWLKK, encoded by the coding sequence ATGATTTCTGTGCCCTACAAGCAATGTCCTGTCTGTGTAATGGATACAACAGATCCAGAAATTCATATTGATAGTGAGGGGTGTACCTATTGTAAAAGATACAAACAAAACATACCAAAACTCCCAAAATTTCGAAAAAATGCAGAAGAAATTCTGAACGATTTAGTTTCCAAAATAAAAAAAGATGGCATAAACAAACCATATGATTGTCTGATAGGGGTTAGTGGTGGGGTAGATAGTTCTTATGTGGCGTATTATGTAAAAGAAGTTCTTAAGCTGCGTCCTTTGGCTCTTCATCTTGACAATGGATGGAATGATGAATTGGCGGTTCATAATATTGAAAAAATACTTAGAAAACTAGATATTGATTTATGGACTGAGGTGCTAGACTGGAATGAATTCAGCTCTCTCCAGATGTCTTTTTTGAAGGCTTCTGTCCCTGATTGCGAAATCCCGACGGATCATGCTATTGTAGCATCTCTTTACCAGACCGCAAAAAAGTTTAATATTAAGTATATTTTGGTGGGCAATAATCTTGTTACTGAATCTATTATGCCTAATACTTGGTCTAGGGGGCATTCGGATTGGAAATATATTTCTAGTGTCAATGGTAGAAAAAAGCTTAAGACATTCCCTCATTACACGTTTCTTCAAACGTGGTGGAGGAATCATTTTTCTTCTATAAAAAAAGAACGTATTTTGTCTTATATCAACTTTAATAAAGCCGAAGCCTCTGTTTTTTTACAACAAGAATTTGGTTGGCAGCCGTATTCGGGAAAACACCATGAGTCTATTTACACTAAGTTCTACCAAGCTTATTGGCTGCCGCAAAAATTTGGATACGATAAACGCAAAGGTCATCTTTCAGCCTTAATCTGTGCAGGGCAAATTTCAAGAGATGAGGCCTTCCAAGAACTAGCCGTGGCACCTATTGCAAAAAACGATATCAAAAACTTAAAAGCATACGTTGCTGAAAAATTTGAAATATCAATCGAAGAGCTAGATAAGCTCTTTAATCAGCCTAATCGGTCCTTTTATGACTACCCATCACATTATAATTGTTGGCAATATTATTGGGTTCGTTTTCTGTACAGAAAATTTATCAAGCCTTTGAAAATTTGGCTGAAAAAATGA
- the hisH gene encoding imidazole glycerol phosphate synthase subunit HisH, producing the protein MKKITIVDCGIGNRASILNMLEKLGYESVISRHPKDILSADLLILPGIGSFDAFMSALYQHNLLEPLEEAVLKRKTPLLGICLGMQVLLEKSDEGVLPGLGWIKGEVCALRNIFKDDVKIPHIGWEEVSRINNYFLPSHAQYYFVHSYYCQPKDSKNIAGEIFLSDKKIVVAIKKDNIYGVQFHPEKSHRFGLEFFKKFINHVEK; encoded by the coding sequence ATGAAAAAAATCACCATTGTAGATTGTGGGATTGGTAACAGAGCCTCTATTCTTAATATGCTAGAGAAGTTAGGGTATGAAAGCGTTATATCCCGTCATCCAAAAGACATTCTTTCTGCTGATCTTCTGATCCTGCCAGGGATCGGATCTTTTGATGCATTCATGAGTGCTCTGTATCAACATAATTTACTAGAGCCTCTTGAAGAGGCTGTTCTTAAAAGAAAAACCCCCCTCTTGGGGATTTGTTTGGGCATGCAGGTTTTATTGGAAAAAAGTGATGAAGGGGTGCTTCCTGGTTTAGGATGGATTAAGGGAGAGGTGTGTGCTCTAAGAAATATTTTTAAAGATGACGTTAAGATTCCTCATATAGGTTGGGAGGAGGTAAGTAGAATAAATAATTATTTTCTTCCTTCTCATGCTCAATATTATTTCGTTCATAGTTATTATTGTCAGCCTAAAGATAGTAAAAATATTGCCGGAGAAATTTTTCTATCCGATAAGAAAATTGTTGTAGCCATAAAAAAAGACAACATTTATGGGGTGCAATTTCATCCAGAAAAAAGTCATAGATTTGGACTAGAATTTTTTAAAAAATTTATTAATCATGTTGAAAAATAG
- a CDS encoding HisA/HisF-related TIM barrel protein, whose protein sequence is MLKNRYIPVLQILDRKLVKTIKFVPKRYLGDPLNAIRIFNLKGVNELVITDIGATLTKKIDFEFLKKLSAQAFVPLTYGGGISSVEDVNKLYQLGFDRILLGSAGILNPKIIDEIARIYGSQSIICSLDVMKTLFGYKIKYHGSRDSVSANSLDFFIRNFIDHGAGEILLHDINRDGTFKGLDCDLIHNVAQKSSIPVMVCGGASSLIDMDKALSSGASAVAAGSFFSFYGKHKAVLINYGVDS, encoded by the coding sequence ATGTTGAAAAATAGATATATTCCTGTGTTACAAATACTGGATCGTAAACTTGTAAAAACGATAAAATTTGTTCCAAAGCGCTATCTTGGAGACCCATTAAATGCTATTCGAATTTTTAATTTGAAGGGGGTTAACGAACTTGTAATCACCGATATTGGGGCAACACTTACAAAAAAAATAGATTTTGAGTTTCTTAAAAAATTAAGTGCACAAGCTTTTGTTCCTTTGACATATGGGGGCGGAATCTCTTCTGTTGAGGATGTTAATAAACTTTATCAGCTGGGGTTTGATAGAATTTTATTGGGAAGTGCAGGAATTTTGAATCCTAAGATAATAGATGAAATCGCAAGAATATATGGGTCACAAAGTATAATTTGCTCTCTTGATGTTATGAAAACTCTATTTGGATATAAAATCAAATATCATGGAAGCAGAGATAGTGTTTCAGCCAATAGTTTAGATTTTTTTATAAGAAATTTTATTGACCATGGAGCAGGAGAGATATTATTGCACGATATTAATAGAGATGGGACTTTCAAAGGACTAGATTGCGATTTGATTCATAATGTTGCCCAAAAGAGCTCTATTCCTGTAATGGTTTGTGGTGGCGCATCTAGTTTAATAGATATGGATAAAGCGCTATCTTCCGGAGCATCTGCCGTTGCAGCGGGGAGTTTTTTTTCTTTTTACGGAAAACATAAAGCTGTTTTAATTAATTATGGAGTAGACAGTTGA